One window of Hujiaoplasma nucleasis genomic DNA carries:
- a CDS encoding MarR family winged helix-turn-helix transcriptional regulator — MNNQHERMINKYHHKFLEEKFKEFNLGRAEAPYIKMIYHQSPIKMNTLISNVVFHKSHTTRAINQMVKDGLITKEKDLEDKRSYIITITQKGIKVAEQVKQILEEWENLIDSALNEEERNQLNIMREKVYYKLKEHFEEDLQDEKNV; from the coding sequence ATGAACAATCAACATGAAAGAATGATTAATAAGTATCATCATAAATTTTTAGAAGAAAAGTTTAAGGAATTTAATTTAGGAAGGGCTGAAGCTCCTTATATCAAAATGATTTACCATCAGAGTCCTATCAAGATGAACACATTAATCTCTAATGTGGTTTTTCATAAGTCTCATACAACAAGAGCCATCAATCAAATGGTTAAAGATGGACTTATTACCAAGGAAAAAGACTTAGAAGATAAACGATCGTACATCATTACCATTACTCAAAAGGGGATCAAAGTGGCAGAACAAGTCAAGCAAATCTTAGAGGAATGGGAAAATTTAATCGATAGTGCTTTAAATGAAGAAGAGCGAAATCAATTAAATATTATGAGAGAAAAAGTATACTATAAATTAAAGGAACACTTTGAGGAGGATTTACAAGATGAAAAAAATGTTTAA
- a CDS encoding ABC transporter ATP-binding protein, with amino-acid sequence MKKMFNYLKPYKLQVFFILILVTFTALGMLLLPDYMSKIIGEGLDAEYQVLVDNEWQVVEECSIEVNPDTCRVIQTSDFNVILKYGGIMLLVTLASTLSFIGLMYLSSDVSSKVGRDIRRDYYNKINDLSIYETGKFGTSTLITRATNDVMQVQNFLIMALRMVLRIPIIFIGALVFSLQKSVTLTLVILAGVPLLGIVIVIAFKLVLPLFKLFQKRVDKMTLVTRESINGVRVIRAFGQGDREVEKFNESNQDLADVGLKAGKIMATLNPTINLIFNLVILAVVFFAYHMVLDGKIIDYQGLGNVSALIQYAMQMLFSILMLTMTFIMYPRAEVSGKRIQEILELESSIIDTADDSYSDFNFKGEVDFNEVSFKFPDAEKNVLDNISFNAKPGETIAIIGSTGSGKSTVVNLLPRFFDITGGSLKIDGVDIKNIKLSKLRSLIGFVPQTATLFSGTIKSNIAYGVEEPSDEEIVKAAQIAQAEEFILELDDTYDAVVEQSGNNFSGGQKQRLSIARAIIRKPKIFVFDDSFSALDFKTDSTLRKALKEEIKDATIFIVAQRIGTIMDADKIIVLQEGKMVGIGKHKELLDTCEVYKEIALSQLDEEEIR; translated from the coding sequence ATGAAAAAAATGTTTAATTACTTAAAACCATATAAACTTCAAGTTTTCTTTATCTTGATTCTTGTGACTTTTACTGCTTTAGGTATGTTATTGTTGCCAGATTATATGAGTAAAATTATTGGTGAAGGTTTAGATGCAGAATACCAAGTATTGGTTGATAACGAATGGCAGGTTGTTGAAGAATGTAGTATCGAAGTAAATCCTGATACTTGTAGGGTTATTCAAACATCAGATTTTAATGTGATTTTAAAATATGGTGGCATCATGCTTTTAGTTACTTTGGCTTCAACTTTAAGTTTTATTGGATTAATGTATTTATCAAGCGATGTATCTAGTAAAGTTGGTCGAGATATTAGAAGAGACTACTATAATAAAATTAATGATTTATCTATTTACGAAACAGGAAAATTTGGGACATCTACATTAATTACAAGAGCAACGAATGATGTTATGCAAGTTCAAAATTTCTTAATTATGGCTTTAAGAATGGTCTTACGAATACCTATTATTTTTATTGGAGCATTGGTTTTTTCATTACAAAAATCAGTAACTCTAACACTAGTTATTTTAGCTGGTGTTCCTTTGCTAGGTATTGTGATTGTGATTGCATTTAAACTTGTCTTACCTTTATTTAAATTATTCCAAAAACGAGTCGATAAAATGACTTTAGTGACGAGAGAAAGTATCAATGGTGTAAGGGTCATTAGAGCTTTTGGTCAAGGTGATAGAGAAGTAGAGAAATTTAATGAGTCGAACCAAGATTTAGCTGATGTAGGTTTAAAAGCTGGAAAAATCATGGCAACCCTAAATCCAACAATAAATTTGATATTTAATCTTGTGATTTTAGCAGTAGTATTTTTTGCTTACCATATGGTTTTAGATGGAAAAATAATTGATTATCAAGGCTTGGGGAATGTATCAGCTTTAATTCAATATGCTATGCAAATGCTTTTTAGTATTCTGATGTTAACGATGACCTTTATTATGTATCCTAGAGCCGAAGTGTCAGGTAAAAGAATTCAAGAAATTTTGGAACTTGAATCTTCTATTATTGATACTGCAGATGATTCTTATAGTGATTTTAATTTCAAGGGTGAAGTTGACTTTAATGAAGTTTCATTTAAATTTCCTGATGCTGAAAAAAATGTCTTAGATAACATTAGTTTCAATGCAAAACCAGGTGAGACCATAGCAATAATAGGTTCAACTGGTTCTGGAAAATCTACAGTAGTTAATTTATTGCCTAGATTTTTTGATATCACCGGTGGGTCCTTAAAAATAGATGGTGTTGATATCAAGAATATTAAATTATCTAAATTAAGATCTCTCATTGGTTTTGTTCCTCAAACAGCGACTCTGTTTTCTGGTACTATTAAGTCAAATATAGCTTATGGGGTTGAAGAACCTTCTGATGAAGAAATAGTTAAAGCTGCACAAATCGCTCAAGCTGAAGAATTTATTTTAGAATTAGATGATACTTATGATGCTGTAGTTGAGCAATCTGGAAATAATTTTTCAGGTGGTCAAAAACAAAGGCTTTCTATAGCCAGAGCGATTATTAGAAAACCAAAAATATTTGTTTTTGATGATAGTTTTTCAGCACTTGATTTTAAGACTGATTCAACATTAAGAAAAGCTTTGAAAGAAGAAATAAAAGATGCAACAATCTTTATTGTTGCTCAAAGAATAGGGACCATTATGGACGCTGATAAAATTATTGTTTTACAAGAAGGTAAAATGGTTGGCATAGGAAAACACAAGGAATTATTGGATACATGTGAGGTATACAAAGAAATAGCCTTATCTCAATTAGATGAGGAGGAAATACGATGA